GCCGCACAGACCTGGCTTCCTGCAGGAACTTGGCCTTGAGTTCGGGTGGGAGGGTTTCCCGGCAGGATTTCACAGCCACAGGGGTGTTGTCAGCACGCAGACGGCCGCTGAACACCTCCCCGAAGTTACCCTGCCAAGAGACATGGGTGCACCGGCCCAGCTTGCCGCAGCATGGCCCGAGGCaacccctgcccacccccagacCCCCTGTGACAGCCCTGCCTTCCCATAGACCCCCTGGGACAGACCTGCCCTCCCACAGACTGCAGGCAGGGACCAGAGCACCCCGACTCACCCggccaatgcgctcccccagcaGCACATCCTCGTGGTTGAGCACCCATTTGTCCTGCAGGGAGCGAACACCGAAGGCGATGAGCCATCCCCCAACCTGCCCCAGGCCCACatcctcccctgcccctgcagctcCCTCTCAGGCAGCCCTGGAAGAGGATCCTCAGCCCTCAGCCCCTTCCAGGGCTGGGTCACCATGTCTGACTGGAGATGCATGCCTGGggctcccagcccagctgcaggcaggagaaggagctgggcagggctgccccgTGCACTGGGGACTTGTCTCCCTCCCCACTGCCCGTCGTCACCttgggcacagccctggccaggATGATCCCACTCTTCCGGGTGATgggctgctggctctgcaggaggTGCTCGATGAGCAGCGGGATGGTGGGGAAGCTATCGCCCTCCAGCCAGTACATGTTCTGTGGGGAGGGGAGGCGCAGGGGCGTTCCTGCACGAACCCACGGCTGTGCTCACCAGGGCTGTGCATGTGTGGGTGCGTACATGGGACACGCACACCGGGCAGGGCAAGCACACGCGAGTGGGAGTTCACAGGTGTGAGGCAGGGCTCACACACCGCGCTCCATGCTCGGACCGTGCGAGGAGGGGTGTGCGCAACTCGTACACACACACATCCCGTGCACTCACCCAGGACCCCCACCTGTCCACACAGGGCCACCCCGGCCATCTTCCCCTGCCTGTGGCCACTCACATCAGCAGCTTGGATGATGAAGTGCCGGGGCTGCCCGTCCCACAGCACACTGAGCACGTACTCCTGCTTTCCCTGGCTCTCTCGCACCAGGAAATCTCCGCTGCAGGTCAgcagctcctgcacctccacTCGTGGGATGGCCCCGTGGTACCAGACCTGCTGGCACAGTGGCTTCTGCACCTCCGGGATGAGGGGCACGGGGGGCGGCAGCTGGATGGAGACAACAGGAGTGAGCCCAGCCATGCTCCCACGGCCATGCCGGAGGCGAGGGCAGgtgccagggcagcaggcagcgGGGAGCATGGGCTGGAGCACGGAGGAGAGGGcgaggggtgctgggtgggaggGCAGGGTGGCCGTAGGGACCCACCAAGTACTTGGGGCTGAAGATGCCCGAGATGTGGTTCTTGAGGGTCTCCAGTGCTGTGGCCCCGCTccgctcctgctcctggggggaGGCATGAGCTGTGCGCTGGCTGGGGGGGTGACCCGAGCCCGGTGTGCCCTGTCCTCATGGTTCCAGGGGCATGACTCACCACGGAGGACACCGACTGCTGATCCTCCTGCagaggcagggcgggcaggggcttCCCAGCGCCCAGCTGCTCCAGCTTCCCAGCCAGCAGGTCCCGCTGCGCCTGCAGCTTGGCCTGGGTGCAGAGGCAGCCCTCAAGCTGCTGCTgcacctcctgcagcccctgccgCTTGCCCAGCAAGTGCACCCTGGGGACAGGACAGGGTGGTCAGTCCCCAGCCTTCCCTGGCCCCTTGCGCCCCGCCCGCTACACCTCACCTCTCCCGGGGGCTCCGGCCCTGCTCCTCGCCCCTGatctctgcctgcagctcccgcaCATGCTGCTCCTTCTTGCTCACAGTTTCCGTGGTGGCCGCCAGCTCCTCCTCGACCGACGTCAGGCTGCAAGAGATGCAGGTGCTGGCCAGTGCTGAGCCATGCTGCCAGCGGCGACAGCCCCTGCCCGTGGCCCAACCCCACTCACGAGTGCTGGACACTCTCAATGGTCAGCTCGTTCAGCTGCAGCTCCCCCGGCGCCAGACCCTCTGTCTCCTCCAGCAAGCTCTCGTCAAAGGACACAGCCGGTGGCACCTCAGAGCCATACCTGTGGGCACCCAGTGTGGCTCTGCCTCCCACCTACACCGTGCCGGCCACTGGCAAGGCTGAGCCCAGCGGAGTGGCCGCAGCCATGCACAGCCGTTACCTGTGGCTCTGGCCAAAGCTGCTGTACTCGGTGGCTGGGTCGATGGCCTGGATAGCGCTGGCGATTTCCTGATGCACAGCCAGCATGTCCTCCTGCACCAGGCTGCTGATGCTATAGTACTCCCCGAGGATCTCCTTCCTGCAGGGacatgggtgctgggggctgccaggcTCCTGTGCCCCCCCAACCCAGGGTCCTGCAGCCAGGAACCACCACCCCTGCCACGGGCTGGCCAGTTGCCTTGTCCCACTGCCTCACGCCCTCAGTCCCTGCATCTCGTGGGACATTACCGTGGGGACTGCGGTGCGAGGGGTAGGGAACGGGGCAGGGAAGGTGCACATGGCTGGTAAGGATCTGGTGGGAGGAGGGAGTACCGACGGTTCTCAGGGGCTGCAGAGTGCCTGGGGACAGGCAGTGGGACAGCAGTGGGGTgcggggcaggcagggctcttACAGGACAAGGACCATCTCCTGCTGCAGGCTGAGGAGGGACTGGTGGAGGCTGGGCAGCAGACGctggtagtggtggtggtggtggagcgCAGCCGCCTGCACAGCCAGCACATACTGGTTGTGCAGGGCATAGAGCTTCCAGAGGCTGCGCACGTACTTCTCCTTCGCCTTGTCCCGCTCCTTGTCTGGGGGGGAAAACACCTGCAGCTGCCACACTGCCAgtcccagcgctgcagcacaccCCCTTGAGCagctggtgaggggctggggcaggggctggggaggcgCCAGGGAAGGCAGAGGGATTGGGGCTGTCACACTCCTTCCCGTGCACAGGGACCCACAGCACAATGTCCCAA
This sequence is a window from Athene noctua chromosome 13, bAthNoc1.hap1.1, whole genome shotgun sequence. Protein-coding genes within it:
- the FES gene encoding tyrosine-protein kinase Fes/Fps isoform X3, which produces MGFGPELWCPQGHSALLRLQDNELRLLELMKKWMAQRAKSDRQYAGMLHHMFSQLEKQEGPGQPHTGDHGGQMAESWWALASQTETLSQILQRHAEELAAGPLAKLSLLIRDKQQLRKAFSERWQQLSQEYTRTTQQEMEKLKAQYRSLARDSAQAKRKYQDAIKDKERDKAKEKYVRSLWKLYALHNQYVLAVQAAALHHHHHYQRLLPSLHQSLLSLQQEMVLVLKEILGEYYSISSLVQEDMLAVHQEIASAIQAIDPATEYSSFGQSHRYGSEVPPAVSFDESLLEETEGLAPGELQLNELTIESVQHSLTSVEEELAATTETVSKKEQHVRELQAEIRGEEQGRSPRERVHLLGKRQGLQEVQQQLEGCLCTQAKLQAQRDLLAGKLEQLGAGKPLPALPLQEDQQSVSSVEQERSGATALETLKNHISGIFSPKYLLPPPVPLIPEVQKPLCQQVWYHGAIPRVEVQELLTCSGDFLVRESQGKQEYVLSVLWDGQPRHFIIQAADNMYWLEGDSFPTIPLLIEHLLQSQQPITRKSGIILARAVPKDKWVLNHEDVLLGERIGRGNFGEVFSGRLRADNTPVAVKSCRETLPPELKAKFLQEARILKQYNHPNIVRLIGVCTQKQPIYIVMELVQGGDFLSFLRSEGSHLRVKELIKMTENAAAGMEYLESKHCIHRDLAARNCLVTEKNTLKISDFGMSREEEDGVYASTGGMKQIPVKWTAPEALNYATGVCPTPRPQADTALRVMSGALGSCCGKPSAWAPSPMPTSTTSRHERRWSRVCGWTPPSSARRRCTG
- the FES gene encoding tyrosine-protein kinase Fes/Fps isoform X2 gives rise to the protein MGFGPELWCPQGHSALLRLQDNELRLLELMKKWMAQRAKSDRQYAGMLHHMFSQLEKQEGPGQPHTGDHGGQMAESWWALASQTETLSQILQRHAEELAAGPLAKLSLLIRDKQQLRKAFSERWQQLSQEYTRTTQQEMEKLKAQYRSLARDSAQAKRKYQDAIKDKERDKAKEKYVRSLWKLYALHNQYVLAVQAAALHHHHHYQRLLPSLHQSLLSLQQEMVLVLKEILGEYYSISSLVQEDMLAVHQEIASAIQAIDPATEYSSFGQSHRYGSEVPPAVSFDESLLEETEGLAPGELQLNELTIESVQHSLTSVEEELAATTETVSKKEQHVRELQAEIRGEEQGRSPRERVHLLGKRQGLQEVQQQLEGCLCTQAKLQAQRDLLAGKLEQLGAGKPLPALPLQEDQQSVSSVEQERSGATALETLKNHISGIFSPKYLLPPPVPLIPEVQKPLCQQVWYHGAIPRVEVQELLTCSGDFLVRESQGKQEYVLSVLWDGQPRHFIIQAADNMYWLEGDSFPTIPLLIEHLLQSQQPITRKSGIILARAVPKDKWVLNHEDVLLGERIGRGNFGEVFSGRLRADNTPVAVKSCRETLPPELKAKFLQEARILKQYNHPNIVRLIGVCTQKQPIYIVMELVQGGDFLSFLRSEGSHLRVKELIKMTENAAAGMEYLESKHCIHRDLAARNCLVTEKNTLKISDFGMSREEEDGVYASTGGMKQIPVKWTAPEALNYGRYSSESDVWSFGILLWEAFSLGAVPYANLNNQQTREAVEQGVRLDPPEQCPEEVYRLMRRCWEYDPRKRPSFSVVHQDLIGIRKKHR
- the FES gene encoding tyrosine-protein kinase Fes/Fps isoform X5; translated protein: MGFGPELWCPQGHSALLRLQDNELRLLELMKKWMAQRAKSDRQYAGMLHHMFSQLEKQEGPGQPHTGDHGGQMAESWWALASQTETLSQILQRHAEELAAGPLAKLSLLIRDKQQLRKAFSERWQQLSQEYTRTTQQEMEKLKAQYRSLARDSAQAKRKYQDAIKDKERDKAKEKYVRSLWKLYALHNQYVLAVQAAALHHHHHYQRLLPSLHQSLLSLQQEMVLVLKEILGEYYSISSLVQEDMLAVHQEIASAIQAIDPATEYSSFGQSHRYGSEVPPAVSFDESLLEETEGLAPGELQLNELTIESVQHSLTSVEEELAATTETVSKKEQHVRELQAEIRGEEQGRSPRERVHLLGKRQGLQEVQQQLEGCLCTQAKLQAQRDLLAGKLEQLGAGKPLPALPLQEDQQSVSSVEQERSGATALETLKNHISGIFSPKYLLPPPVPLIPEVQKPLCQQVWYHGAIPRVEVQELLTCSGDFLVRESQGKQEYVLSVLWDGQPRHFIIQAADNMYWLEGDSFPTIPLLIEHLLQSQQPITRKSGIILARAVPKDKWVLNHEDVLLGERIGRGNFGEVFSGRLRADNTPVAVKSCRETLPPELKAKFLQEARILKQYNHPNIVRLIGVCTQKQPIYIVMELVQGGDFLSFLRSEGSHLRVKELIKMTENAAAGMEYLESKHCIHRDLAARNCLVTEKNTLKISDFGMSREEEDGVYASTGGMKQIPVKWTAPEALNYGVRLDPPEQCPEEVYRLMRRCWEYDPRKRPSFSVVHQDLIGIRKKHR
- the FES gene encoding tyrosine-protein kinase Fes/Fps isoform X4; this encodes MGFGPELWCPQGHSALLRLQDNELRLLELMKKWMAQRAKSDRQYAGMLHHMFSQLEKQEGPGQPHTGDHGGQMAESWWALASQTETLSQILQRHAEELAAGPLAKLSLLIRDKQQLRKAFSERWQQLSQEYTRTTQQEMEKLKAQYRSLARDSAQAKRKYQDAIKDKERDKAKEKYVRSLWKLYALHNQYVLAVQAAALHHHHHYQRLLPSLHQSLLSLQQEMVLVLKEILGEYYSISSLVQEDMLAVHQEIASAIQAIDPATEYSSFGQSHRYGSEVPPAVSFDESLLEETEGLAPGELQLNELTIESVQHSLTSVEEELAATTETVSKKEQHVRELQAEIRGEEQGRSPRERVHLLGKRQGLQEVQQQLEGCLCTQAKLQAQRDLLAGKLEQLGAGKPLPALPLQEDQQSVSSVLPPPVPLIPEVQKPLCQQVWYHGAIPRVEVQELLTCSGDFLVRESQGKQEYVLSVLWDGQPRHFIIQAADNMYWLEGDSFPTIPLLIEHLLQSQQPITRKSGIILARAVPKDKWVLNHEDVLLGERIGRGNFGEVFSGRLRADNTPVAVKSCRETLPPELKAKFLQEARILKQYNHPNIVRLIGVCTQKQPIYIVMELVQGGDFLSFLRSEGSHLRVKELIKMTENAAAGMEYLESKHCIHRDLAARNCLVTEKNTLKISDFGMSREEEDGVYASTGGMKQIPVKWTAPEALNYGRYSSESDVWSFGILLWEAFSLGAVPYANLNNQQTREAVEQGVRLDPPEQCPEEVYRLMRRCWEYDPRKRPSFSVVHQDLIGIRKKHR
- the FES gene encoding tyrosine-protein kinase Fes/Fps isoform X1, producing the protein MVSTGFPVPPQEPELRQVQTAPASAPRGHQRQHQPHGGDLADNELRLLELMKKWMAQRAKSDRQYAGMLHHMFSQLEKQEGPGQPHTGDHGGQMAESWWALASQTETLSQILQRHAEELAAGPLAKLSLLIRDKQQLRKAFSERWQQLSQEYTRTTQQEMEKLKAQYRSLARDSAQAKRKYQDAIKDKERDKAKEKYVRSLWKLYALHNQYVLAVQAAALHHHHHYQRLLPSLHQSLLSLQQEMVLVLKEILGEYYSISSLVQEDMLAVHQEIASAIQAIDPATEYSSFGQSHRYGSEVPPAVSFDESLLEETEGLAPGELQLNELTIESVQHSLTSVEEELAATTETVSKKEQHVRELQAEIRGEEQGRSPRERVHLLGKRQGLQEVQQQLEGCLCTQAKLQAQRDLLAGKLEQLGAGKPLPALPLQEDQQSVSSVEQERSGATALETLKNHISGIFSPKYLLPPPVPLIPEVQKPLCQQVWYHGAIPRVEVQELLTCSGDFLVRESQGKQEYVLSVLWDGQPRHFIIQAADNMYWLEGDSFPTIPLLIEHLLQSQQPITRKSGIILARAVPKDKWVLNHEDVLLGERIGRGNFGEVFSGRLRADNTPVAVKSCRETLPPELKAKFLQEARILKQYNHPNIVRLIGVCTQKQPIYIVMELVQGGDFLSFLRSEGSHLRVKELIKMTENAAAGMEYLESKHCIHRDLAARNCLVTEKNTLKISDFGMSREEEDGVYASTGGMKQIPVKWTAPEALNYGRYSSESDVWSFGILLWEAFSLGAVPYANLNNQQTREAVEQGVRLDPPEQCPEEVYRLMRRCWEYDPRKRPSFSVVHQDLIGIRKKHR